From Corvus moneduloides isolate bCorMon1 chromosome 4, bCorMon1.pri, whole genome shotgun sequence, one genomic window encodes:
- the TNPO3 gene encoding transportin-3: MERGPGRPSLQLVQQAVQALYHDPDPSGKERASCWLGELQRSVHAWEISDQLLQIHQDVESCYFAAQTMKMKIQTSFYELPTDSHASLRDSLLSHIQNLKDLSPVIVTQLALAIADLALQMASWKGCVQTLVEKYSNDVTSLPFLLEILTVLPEEVHSRSLRIGANRRTEIIEDLAYYSSTVVSLLVTCVEKAGNEEKMLIKIFRCLGSWFNLGVLDSTFMANSKLLSLLFEVLQQDKTSSNLHEAASDCVCSALYAIENVETNLPLALQLFQGVLTLESAYHMAVAREDLDKVLNYCRVFTELCETFLDKIVCTPGQGLGDLRTLELLLICAGHPQYEVVEISFNFWYRLGEHLYKTDDVVIHSIFKAYIQRLLHALARHCQLDSDHEGVPEETDDFGEFRMRVSDLVKDLIFLVGSVECFAQLYATLKDGNPPWEVTEAVLFIMASIAKSVDQENNPTLVEVLEGVVRLPESVHTAVRYTSIELVGEMSEVVDRNPQFLDPVLGYLMKGLCDRRLASAAAKAIHNICSVCRDHMAQHFSGLLEIARALDSFALSPEAAVGLLKGTALVLARLPLEKISECLSELCAVQVLALKKLLSQEPSNGLSSDPTVPLDRLAVIFRHTNPIVENGQVHPCQKVIQEIWPVLSETLNKHSADNRIVERCCRCLRFAVRCVGKGSAALLQPLVTQMVNVYREHQHSCFLYLGSILVDEYGMEEGCRQGLLDMLQALCIPTFQLLEQPNGLQNHPDTVDDLFRLAARFIQRSPVTLLRSQVMIPILQWAIAATTLDHRDANCSVMKFLRDLIHTGVANDHEEDFEVRKELINQVMTQLGQQLVNQLLQTCCFCLPPYTLPDVAEVLWEIMQIDRPTFCRWLENSLKGLPKETTGGAIQVTHKQLTDFHKQVTSAEECKQVCWALRDFTRLFR, from the exons GTCCATGCTTGGGAGATCTCagaccagctgctgcagatccACCAGGATGTGGAGTCCTGCTACTTTGCAGCACAGACCATGAAGATGAAGATCCAAACTTCATTCTATGAACTTCCCACGGATTCCCACGCCTCACTCCGGGACTCTTTGCTGTCCCACATCCAGAACTTGAAGGACCTGTCCCCGGTCATTGTCACACAG CTCGCTTTGGCAATAGCTGACCTCGCCCTGCAGATGGCTTCGTGGAAGGGCTGTGTGCAGACACTGGTGGAGAA GTACAGCAATGACGTGACGTCGCTGCCCTTCCTGCTGGAGATCCTGACGGTGCTGCCGGAGGAGGTGCACAGCCGCTCCCTGCGCATCGGGGCCAACCGCCGCACCGAGATCATCGAGGACCTGGCCTACTACTCCAGCACCGTGGTGTCACTGCTG GTGACGTGTGTGGAGAAGGCGGGCAATGAGGAGAAGATGCTCATCAAAATCTTCCGGTGCCTGGGCAGCTGGTTCAACCTGGGTGTCCTGGACAGCACCTTCATGGCCAACAGCAAGctgctgtccctcctcttcGAGGTGCTG caacaggacaagacATCGTCCAACCTGCACGAGGCGGCGTCGGACTGCGTGTGCTCGGCCCTCTACGCCATCGAGAATGTGGAGACCAACctgcccctggccctgcagctcttccagggTGTGCTCACCCTCGAGAGTGCCTATCACATGGCTGTGGCACGGGAGGACCTGGACAA GGTGCTCAACTACTGCCGTGTGTTCACCGAGCTGTGCGAGACCTTCCTGGACAAGATCGTGTGCACCCCAGGCCAGGGCCTGGGCGACCTGCGCacgctggagctgctgctcatctGCGCCGGGCACCCGCAGTACGAG gTGGTAGAAATTTCCTTTAACTTCTGGTACAGACTGGGGGAGCACCTGTACAAGACGGACGATGTTGTGATCCACAGCATCTTCAAAGCCTACATCCAGCGCCTGCTCCACGCGCTGGCACGGCATTGCCAGCTCGACTCCGACCAC gaGGGTGTCCCAGAGGAGACCGATGACTTCGGGGAGTTCCGGATGCGTGTCTCTGACCTGGTGAAAGACCTGATCTTCCTGGTGGGCTCAGTGGAGTGTTTTGCTCAG ctctaCGCGACGCTCAAGGACGGGAACCCGCCCTGGGAGGTGACCGAAGCCGTGCTCTTCATCATGGCCTCCATCGCCAAGAGTGTCGACCA GGAGAACAACCCGACGCTggtggaggtgctggagggcGTGGTACGGCTGCCCGAGTCGGTGCACACGGCCGTGCGCTACACCAGCATCGAGCTGGTGGGCGAGATGAGCGAGGTGGTGGACAGGAACCCACAATTCCTGG atcCCGTGCTGGGCTACCTGATGAAGGGGCTCTGTGACCGGCGCCTGGCGTCGGCCGCGGCCAAGGCCATCCACAACATCTGCTCCGTGTGCCGGGACCACATGGCCCAGCACTTCTCGGGGCTGCTGGAGATCGCCCGCGCCCTCGACTCCTTCGCGCTGTCGCCCGAGGCTGCCGTGGGGCTGCTCAAGG GGACGGCGCTGGTGCTGGCCCGGCTGCCCCTGGAGAAGATCTCAGAGTGCCTGAGCGAGCTGTGCGCCGTGCAGGTGCTGGCGCTCAAGAAG ctgctctcccaggagCCAAGCAATGGCCTCTCCTCAGACCCTACAGTGCCCCTGGATCGACTTGCCGTCATCTTCAG ACACACCAACCCCATTGTCGAGAACGGCCAGGTCCACCCGTGCCAAAAAGTCATTCAGGAG ATCTGGCCAGTGCTGTCGGAGACCCTGAACAAGCACAGTGCCGACAACCGGATCGTGGAGCGGTGCTGTCGCTGCCTGCGCTTTGCCGTGCGCTGCGTGGGCAAGGGCTCGGCCgcgctgctgcagcccctcgTCACCCAG ATGGTGAATGTGTACCGGGAACACCAGCACTCCTGCTTCCTCTACCTGGGCAGCATCCTGGTGGATGAGTACGGCATGGAGGAGGGCTGCCGGCAGGGCCTGCTCGACATGCTGCAG GCTCTCTGCATCCCCACCTTCCAGCTCCTCGAGCAACCCAACGGCCTCCAGAACCACCCGGACACTGTGGATGACCTCTTCCGCCTGGCAGCCAG GTTTATCCAGCGCAGCCCTGTCACCCTCCTGCGCAGCCAGGTGATGATCCCAATCCTGCAGTGGGCCATCGCTGCCACCACCCTGGACCACCGGGACGCCAACTGCAGCGTCATGAAATTCCTGCGGGATCTGATCCACACCGGTGTGGCCAACGAT CACGAGGAGGACTTCGAAGTGCGGAAGGAGCTCATCAACCAGGTGATGacccagctggggcagcagctcgTGAACCAGCTCCTGCAGACGTGCTGCTTCTGCCTCCCGCCCTACACCCTGCCCGACGTCGCCGAGGTGCTCTGGGAGATCATGCAGATCGACCGCCCG ACGTTCTGCCGCTGGCTGGAGAACTCTCTGAAGGGGCTGCCAAAGGAAACCACAGGCGGAGCCATCCAGGTGACACACAAACAGCTCACCGACTTCCACAAGCAGGTCACCAG TGCTGAGGAATGTAAACAAGTCTGCTGGGCTCTGAGGGACTTCACCCGCCTGTTCCGATAG